Proteins found in one Cheilinus undulatus linkage group 9, ASM1832078v1, whole genome shotgun sequence genomic segment:
- the LOC121514685 gene encoding receptor-type tyrosine-protein phosphatase beta-like → MVWEQNVHNVVMVTQCVEKGRVKCDHYWPLDQDPLYYGDLIVRMVSESVLPEWTIREFNICSEEHLAFSRLVRQFHYTVWPDHGVPETTQSLIQFVRTVRDYVNRTPGSGPTVVHCSAGVGRTGTFIVLDRVLQQIDSKDTVDVYGSVFDLRLHRSHMVQTEGQYSYLHQCVRDVLRARKLRSEQELLLCPIYENVNFSSQNYSSQNYSSQNYSSQNYSSQREMLGSRR, encoded by the exons ATGGTTTGGGAGCAGAATGTTCACAACGTGGTGATGGTGACTCAGTGTGTGGAGAAAGGCAGG GTGAAGTGTGATCATTACTGGCCCTTGGACCAGGACCCGCTGTACTACGGAGACCTGATCGTCAGGATGGTGTCAGAGTCCGTTCTACCTGAGTGGACCATACGAGAGTTCAACATCTGCAGC GAGGAACATCTGGCCTTCTCTCGTCTAGTCCGTCAGTTTCACTACACCGTGTGGCCGGATCACGGCGTCCCAGAGACCACGCAGTCCCTGATCCAGTTTGTCCGTACTGTCAGGGACTATGTCAACAGGACTCCTGGATCTGGACCCACCGTGGTCCACTGCAG CGCCGGCGTGGGTCGGACAGGAACCTTCATCGTCCTGGATCGAGTCCTCCAGCAGATCGACAGTAAAGACACGGTGGACGTCTACGGCTCAGTGTTTGACCTGAGGCTGCACCGCTCACACATGGTGCAGACAGAG GGTCAGTATTCTTACCTCCATCAGTGTGTACGGGATGTTCTCCGAGCCAGGAAGCTGCGCAGCGAGCAAGAGCTCCTCCTCTGTCCCATCTATGAGAATGTGAACTTCAGCTCCCAGAACTACAGCTCCCAGAACTACAGCTCCCAGAACTACAGCTCCCAGAACTACAGCTCCCAGAGAG AGATGCTGGGCAGCAGACGGTAA